GGGCGATGCGCTTCTCGTTGACCCGCCGTCCTTTCTCGCGGAGCTCGGCGGTCACTCGCGGGGAGCCGTAGGCGCCGCCGGACTCGCCGTGGACCTCGCGGATCTCCTCGGCCAGGAGCCGGTCCTGGTGCTGCCGGGTGGCCCGGGCCTCGGCGCCGGCGAGCCACTTGTAGTAGCTGGACCGGTTCACGTCCAGGACCTGGCAGAGCCGCTTCACCTCGTAGGTGTCCCGGTGGTCGTCAACGAACTGGAAGCGGCTCCTCACCAGTTCGTCTCTCCGGCGAAATACTTGGCCGCCTTGCGGAGGATGTCCCGCTCGGTGGCCAGCTTGCGCTCACTCGCCTCGAGTTCGGCCACCCGGGCCTCCAGCTGCCGGACCCGCTCGTCCGGATCAGCGGACGGCACCGCCTCCCGAGGCCGGGTGCCCGGCTTCGCAGCCGCGGCGCCGGCGCCACGGCGTTCGCGGTCCCGCAGCACCCACTCACGCAGGGTCGCCCGGTTGACGCCCAGGTCAGCGGCGATGCTCTTGTAGGTCGCCCCGGGTGTGGACTCGTACAGGGCCACGGCATCGGCCTTGAACTCGTCCGAGTAGTCCTTCATCGCCATCGGCGGTCTTCTCGCTTCCTCCGGATCAAGCAGATCCAGTATCAGCGTGTCCACCACTCAGGGGGAGGCCCCGAGCACGGGTTTCGCTGGGTCGACATCAAGCAGCTCCGCTTCTCCGCGGAGTCCGTGGACGACAGAGGTCTGCTTGCCGCGCTGATTGGGCATGAGCAGTTCCAAGACGACTATGCAGGTGGTGGAGTGCTGCCGGAGGGACCCAGGCACGGTCCATATTGGCTACGGTCGATCACTCCCGACATCTACGAGCCCGTCAGCCAGGAAGAGGCCGTGCAGATCCTGCGGGAGTGGGTGGATCCGCTCTGGGACGTGCCCACCGAACTGGAGGCAGATCTGCAGCGCGAGGTGTTCGACCGCCTGGTCGCAGGTGATGGCATCTACTACCTCAGCGAACTCGGTGATGAGGCGATTCACGACTGGGGACGTGTGCACGACTCCTTTCACGAGTTCGTGCTCATCGACCGCTCGGTCGGGCAGATCACTCTCATCGTCGCTGCCGACGACTGAGGCAACCATCGGGGCATTCGCTGCGGTGGCTGAGATCAGTCGTGGAGCCACAACCGAATCGCCGCAAGAGTGCCCGTGCCGTGGAAGACGTAGGCCCTCTTGTCGCAGCGAGTCGCCACGGCTCTGGAGCCCTTGAGCGCGTTGAAGCAACGCTCTACTTCGTTCCTTCTTTTGTAGGTAGCACTGTCGAAGCCGGTCGGCCGCCCGGGTTGCGTCCAGGGAATTGGTGTACAGGTTCGACCTGATCCGGGGGTTTGGCCCGGCATTGGGATGGTGCCCGCATAGATGAACGGCCACCGGCTGATCTTCGAAGTGTCGAAGCCTCGAAGGAGATCAGCACGATGACCGCAGCTGGCAGTCTGGCCCTGAAGCGGGTCGGAAGATCTCGCCACGGCAGGCCGGTGCGCTGCCGAAACAGAATCCCGTTGATCACGCGTCGGTGACGCTGCCAACGTCCGCCCCGCCCCAAGGTTCTTGGGCAGACGCGGTTCGAGTCGAGCCCACTCGTCATCAGAAAGATCACCCTGCCCCACACCGGACAGAACGACCGACCAACAGCCGGGTTACCCGACCCATCGGACAGGCCCTAACCATCTAGGCTCAGGACTGCTACCAGTGCAACGTAATGCTGCCGTCGGCGTTGATCTCCTCGCGCACCGTCTCGACGTGATGCTTCCAGCCCGGGATCTCTGATTCGGCAGTCGCGCGGAGCCAGTCGGTGAAGGAGGCGTAACTGCGGACGGGAACGTTCGCGTGCTCGCCTTCGGAGTATGACCAGACCTCGGGATCAGGTCCGGTGCCCCGCATGAACTCGAACTGATAGCCCTGGTGCATGAAGAAGACACGGTCGGTGGGTTCGAAGAGGAACGGCGATTCGTTTTCTTCGAGCAGCTCAAGGGCAGCCGTCCCCAGGCCAAGGACGTGGGGGTGGTAGACGGCCTCCCCCTGCATGAACCGCCCGGCGCCACCGCCAATCAAGGATAGGAACTCTCGGTACGCATCTGCCATCGGAGCTTGTTGATCACGCTCGACAGCCAGGATGGCCTCGGCTGGCAGGCCCTGAAGCTGATCGGGGCTGGCTGTGGTGCCATCGGTGATCGCGTCGACCACAGCCCGGACCCGCTCCTTCGGTGCCAGCAGGCCCGGTTCATTCCATGCCGTCGGCCACGCTGTCGCCAAAGGCGTCGCTGGGCTCTTGTCTTGGCGTCGCTTCCACCACATCTGGCACCCCGCCCTCTGAATAACCGAGAGCCTACTTGTGATCCGATGCGGCGCCCAGGCGGCCCCTGGGGCGCGGATGGGGTGCGTGCCTAACTGCGTGACAACGCCCGCGCACAGCAGCGGACGAGCGCGAACGTCTGCGGACCACCAGCGCAGGTGAGAGCGCACCAGCCCAAGGCAGCGCCCTCACCCAGTTGCTTCGGGACGAAGCGGTGGTAGGCCATAGCCGTGCCACATCGTGCGGTCAACCACGGTCAATGACGGCTCGGTGCAGTCGAGATGCGCCGTTCACCTGGGCTGCCGCTACAGCCGTTGTGACCTGGGCGCTTCCGCTTCGGATCATGGCCGCCCTTGCAAAGCAGGTGTCTTCGCAAATGCACGAGCGCGCTCCCAGGCCGTTCTGGGGCCGTGGAAGGGCGCTCGTTGGTGACCACCGCTGACAACTGCCGACACAGCTCAGCAGCAGGTCAGGACGTTGATCGATAAGGCGGCCGCAGGTCACGGCCGCCGGTGATCAGTTGTGGCTGTGCAGTGCGTGGTAGCGGCGCTCGAACCCAGACGCGAGATGCTCGCCGCGCTGCAGATCGTCGAGGGTCAGCTGCCGGTTGCCCGACTTGATCCCGTCGTGGGCGAGCCGAGTCAGTAGCGCCTCGTACGTAGGTGGCTCACCCAGGCGCTCGTATTCGTCGACCCACCGGTGGTAGATGCGCTGCTCCAGTGCGTACCGGCGCAGGGTGCTGGGGCTGACCGGCTGTCCCTTGTCGCCCAGGACACCGGACGCAGCAAGCTGTTGGGACACTTCCTCCCAGGCTGCTCTGCCCTTGGGCTCCATGGCGTGGGTGTCCACGTATCGCTGGTAGGCGAGGTAGTACCGGTCGGGATTCGTGAGCCGCGCGAGCTCCTCGTCCTCCTGCCCTCCGTCGTCAACTGTCGCGGAAGAGTTGAGGGCTACGTCGATCTGCGCGCGGTCCCGCTGTGAGGGAACCGGCACCAAGTCGTCCGACGGAGTCTTGCCTCGCACCGGCCCGACGGGGGGCGTCATGTCCGCACTGTGAGGGGCTGGGACCTGCTCCGCTGTCACCTCAGGTGGCAGCAGGTGCGGCTCGGGAGCGTCCAAATTGTAGCGCTCTCGCAGGTACTGCGCGAACACGGCCGAATCGGGGGAAGCGCCGAACTCCTCGACATAAGCACGGGCCACATCCCGGTAGAACGCCGCCCACGTCTCCTCTGAGACCGGCACCTCAGCTTGCGGCCCTTTCCCGTCACCCATGTCCTGGCGGCTCACGCTCGCCTCGAGCCTGGCCGCGTATCCGGCCAGGAGCGGCACCAGCTCCTCCTCCGAGAGCGGACTTCCGTCGTCCTGGGCAGCCTCATGCTCGACCCGCAGATAGTGCGCGAACTGAGGTGCCGTCGGCACGACCTGGTACTCAGCCAGGAAATCCCTATAGGCGCCGAAGTAGTCGACTGAATCCGCCGTCTCGGCTTGGTGCGCCGGCAGCTGCTTGGTGAGCCACGGACTCGAAGATTCTGCCGTAGGAGCCTCTGCGGCTTCGATCGGCGGCTCAAGTGCCGGGGTGGTCTGCTGCGGTGCGGCTGGCAGCAGCCGGGGTTCGATCCCGGCTGCCGCGAGCCCCGCCCGAGCCGTCTCTGCCAGTGGCACCCCGTACTTGGCCAGACGCAACGGCATCAGCGATTCCACCGGAGCTTTGCGGCGCCAGGCGCGGCCGAAGCGGGACCGCAGCCGCGCCTGGTAGACGAGCCGCTCCTGCTCCAGCTTGATGACGGCCTCGTAGCTGCGCAGCTCCCACAGCTTCATGCGGCGCCACAGCAGGAACGTGGGCAGTGGGGAGAGCAGCCAGCGCGTGAGGCGCACGCCCTCCATGTGCTTGTCGGCCGTGATGTCGGCGATCCGGCCCACCGCGTGCCGCGCCGCCTCGACCGAGACGACGAACAGGATCGGGATGACGGCGTGCATGCCGACGCCGAGCGGGTCCGG
The DNA window shown above is from Streptomyces sp. NBC_01445 and carries:
- a CDS encoding SMI1/KNR4 family protein — its product is MVDAITDGTTASPDQLQGLPAEAILAVERDQQAPMADAYREFLSLIGGGAGRFMQGEAVYHPHVLGLGTAALELLEENESPFLFEPTDRVFFMHQGYQFEFMRGTGPDPEVWSYSEGEHANVPVRSYASFTDWLRATAESEIPGWKHHVETVREEINADGSITLHW